One Tolypothrix bouteillei VB521301 DNA window includes the following coding sequences:
- the grxC gene encoding glutaredoxin 3, whose translation MAAKVEIYTWRTCPFCIRAKQLLTKKGVHYTEYSIDGDEAARNKMAQRSNGRRSLPQIFINDRHVGGCDDLHALDSQGKLDQLLAS comes from the coding sequence ATGGCTGCAAAAGTAGAAATTTACACTTGGAGAACTTGCCCGTTTTGTATCCGTGCCAAACAATTACTGACAAAAAAGGGAGTACACTACACCGAATACAGCATTGATGGAGATGAAGCAGCACGAAATAAAATGGCTCAACGCTCAAATGGAAGGCGATCGCTACCGCAAATTTTCATTAACGACCGTCATGTTGGTGGTTGTGACGATCTTCACGCCCTAGACTCTCAAGGAAAGTTAGACCAGCTACTAGCCTCATAA
- the hflX gene encoding GTPase HflX — protein METIFGNLQGLKSSQLKQLQRLYHQRIPGDRITTPEFSQRLAAISTELNQPVCTYLNRRGQVIRVGVGTPRQTQIPPLELPRYGAERLSGIRCIATHLRSEPPNEAALTSMALQRLDALVMLNVTGTGFQRRGGGATGYVKEAYLAHLAPQDARAFITSPAMRTAAPYLSSEGGNEEPKGQQSNPTPANWSASWSISPALSLDMLTKQDFIELVEGLEEEFRREYVAQDVDTNHDRVLIVGVMTDELTLQQFHDTLEELGRLVETAGGEVLQNMRQKRSRTHPQTVVGEGKVQEIALTAQTLGANLIVFDRDLSPAQIRNLESQIGVRVVDRTEVILDIFAQRAQSRAGKLQVELAQLEYMLPRLTGRGQAMSRQGGGIGTRGPGETKLETERRAIQRRIARLQQEVNQLQAHRERLRQRRQHQEVPSIAIVGYTNAGKSTLLNALTNAEVYTADQLFATLDPTTRRLVVPDGMNGDTQEILVTDTVGFIHELPASLMDAFRATLEEVTEADALLHLVDLSHPAWLSHIRSVRDILAQMPVTPGPALVVFNKIDQADSETLALAREEFPLAVFISASNRLGLETLRQRLGQLVQYATSC, from the coding sequence ATCGAGACTATTTTCGGTAATCTCCAAGGTTTAAAATCGAGCCAGCTGAAACAACTACAGCGGCTGTATCACCAGCGCATACCGGGCGATCGCATCACTACGCCTGAGTTTTCCCAGCGACTGGCTGCTATTAGTACCGAGCTCAATCAGCCCGTGTGTACTTACCTCAACCGTCGCGGACAAGTGATCCGCGTAGGGGTCGGGACACCACGGCAAACGCAAATTCCACCTTTGGAATTACCGCGTTACGGTGCTGAACGACTGAGCGGTATCCGTTGCATTGCAACTCATTTGAGGTCAGAACCGCCTAATGAAGCGGCACTAACTTCTATGGCATTGCAAAGATTGGATGCCCTTGTCATGCTGAATGTGACTGGAACGGGATTTCAACGGCGAGGTGGTGGTGCGACTGGGTACGTTAAGGAAGCTTATCTAGCTCACTTAGCACCCCAAGACGCTCGTGCGTTCATCACAAGTCCGGCTATGAGAACGGCTGCTCCATATCTTTCGTCTGAGGGAGGCAATGAGGAACCCAAAGGACAACAGAGCAATCCCACACCTGCCAATTGGAGTGCTAGTTGGAGCATATCACCTGCTTTAAGCTTGGATATGCTAACAAAACAGGACTTCATTGAGTTAGTGGAAGGACTCGAAGAAGAGTTCCGGCGGGAGTACGTCGCTCAAGATGTAGACACCAATCACGATCGCGTTCTAATTGTTGGGGTAATGACAGATGAGCTAACGTTGCAGCAATTCCACGATACCTTGGAAGAACTGGGACGATTGGTAGAGACTGCAGGCGGAGAAGTCCTGCAAAACATGAGACAAAAGCGATCGCGGACTCATCCTCAAACAGTAGTTGGCGAAGGTAAGGTACAAGAAATTGCCTTAACCGCTCAAACTCTGGGAGCAAATCTCATCGTCTTCGATCGCGATCTCTCACCGGCTCAGATTCGCAATTTGGAATCTCAAATTGGAGTGCGAGTGGTCGATCGCACTGAAGTTATCTTAGATATTTTTGCTCAACGCGCTCAATCACGTGCTGGTAAATTACAAGTTGAGCTAGCGCAATTAGAGTATATGCTGCCGCGTTTGACTGGTAGAGGTCAAGCCATGTCCCGTCAAGGGGGCGGTATTGGTACTCGCGGTCCCGGTGAAACGAAGCTGGAAACGGAACGCCGTGCCATTCAACGACGCATTGCCCGATTGCAGCAAGAAGTCAACCAACTTCAAGCACACCGAGAACGATTGCGTCAAAGACGACAGCATCAGGAAGTTCCGTCAATCGCTATTGTTGGATATACCAACGCTGGTAAATCTACTTTATTAAACGCTTTAACTAACGCTGAAGTTTACACGGCTGACCAATTGTTTGCCACTCTCGATCCCACTACGCGCCGTCTGGTTGTTCCTGATGGGATGAACGGTGACACTCAAGAGATTCTGGTAACCGATACTGTAGGATTTATACACGAATTGCCTGCATCACTGATGGATGCCTTCCGTGCCACTTTAGAGGAAGTCACAGAAGCGGATGCTTTATTGCACTTGGTGGATTTATCCCATCCTGCATGGTTAAGCCATATACGCTCGGTTCGAGATATTTTGGCACAGATGCCAGTAACTCCCGGTCCAGCCCTGGTTGTTTTTAATAAGATTGACCAAGCTGATAGTGAAACCCTAGCGCTTGCAAGAGAAGAATTTCCCTTAGCGGTCTTTATTTCTGCAAGTAACCGTTTGGGATTGGAAACTTTGCGTCAGCGCTTGGGCCAGCTGGTGCAATACGCTACTTCCTGCTGA
- a CDS encoding photosystem II manganese-stabilizing polypeptide — translation MRFRALIVAILALCMGFLTACSEPSSSATDYLTYDQIRGTGLANKCPQLAETSRGSIPIDPKGAYAIKELCLEPTQFFIKEEPINKRQKAEYVAGKLLTRRTYSLDQIMGDLDVNSDGSLTFVEKDGFDFQAATVKLPGGESIPFLFTVKGLVAQSQPGLSSINTSTDFEGTFKVPSYRGATFLDPKGRGVASGYDNAVALPAQADDRELVNANVKRTDVLKGKISLQVAKVDNVTGEIGGTFESEQPSDTDLGAKEPEEVKIRGLFYARLEPRA, via the coding sequence ATGAGGTTTCGCGCTTTAATTGTGGCAATCTTGGCTTTGTGCATGGGGTTTTTAACTGCTTGTAGTGAACCGTCTAGTTCTGCTACAGACTACTTAACCTATGACCAAATTAGAGGAACTGGTTTGGCTAACAAATGCCCTCAACTAGCAGAAACAAGTCGCGGTTCGATTCCTATCGATCCTAAAGGGGCTTATGCTATAAAAGAACTTTGCCTGGAACCAACCCAATTCTTCATCAAAGAAGAGCCAATCAATAAACGGCAAAAGGCAGAATATGTTGCTGGCAAATTGTTAACTCGCCGCACTTACTCTCTCGACCAAATTATGGGAGATCTAGACGTCAATTCCGATGGTAGCCTCACCTTTGTAGAAAAAGATGGTTTTGACTTCCAAGCTGCCACTGTTAAACTTCCTGGCGGTGAAAGCATACCCTTCTTATTCACTGTTAAAGGTTTGGTTGCTCAATCACAACCGGGCTTAAGCAGCATCAATACCTCCACGGATTTTGAAGGGACTTTTAAAGTTCCGTCTTATCGTGGTGCGACTTTCCTCGACCCCAAAGGTCGCGGTGTTGCTAGCGGTTATGATAACGCCGTAGCTCTTCCCGCTCAAGCAGACGATCGAGAACTGGTAAATGCTAACGTCAAGAGAACTGATGTTTTAAAAGGTAAAATCTCTTTGCAGGTAGCAAAAGTAGATAATGTTACCGGTGAAATTGGCGGTACTTTTGAGAGCGAACAACCTTCAGATACAGATTTGGGTGCGAAAGAACCTGAAGAGGTTAAAATTCGCGGTTTGTTCTATGCTCGGCTTGAGCCTCGTGCCTAG
- a CDS encoding cell division protein FtsQ/DivIB, with protein MAGIVSVSRADLEGRRKKLRQQRQMKFIQAAWQTFAVSSLASGLLWIAIQPIWVLKTSKDIVILGNHLLPDEAIQSLLVLSYPQSLWRIEPHRLAESLKQEPTIAQATVSRRLFPPGLIVQIDERKPVAIAERVIRSNSALQDCPVAPTHGESHPTDCPTEAVRATAPRTEQGNKGSINKKVSVGLLDADGVWIPLDKGKPLNPNVQLPNLKVIGSPEQYRSYWGSLYQAIMQGSVKVLEIDFQDPTNLILKTELGNVHFGAPNVQLLEKIKVLAQMRHLPAQLNLSQIEYIDLKNPDQPIVQMNQRKQLLNAPKP; from the coding sequence ATGGCTGGTATAGTATCAGTTTCCCGCGCAGATTTGGAAGGACGGCGTAAAAAGTTACGTCAACAACGGCAAATGAAATTTATTCAGGCTGCTTGGCAAACGTTTGCCGTGAGTTCGCTAGCAAGTGGATTGCTATGGATAGCAATTCAACCAATCTGGGTATTAAAGACTTCTAAAGATATAGTTATATTAGGTAACCATCTACTACCTGACGAAGCTATTCAGTCATTGTTGGTACTCTCTTACCCCCAGTCTCTATGGCGTATAGAGCCTCACAGGCTAGCTGAATCGCTAAAACAGGAACCGACTATTGCACAAGCGACAGTGAGTCGTCGTTTGTTTCCTCCAGGGTTAATTGTCCAGATTGACGAACGAAAACCTGTAGCGATCGCGGAGCGCGTAATACGCTCAAATTCTGCTTTGCAGGATTGCCCCGTGGCTCCAACTCACGGGGAGAGCCACCCAACTGATTGTCCAACAGAAGCAGTACGAGCAACAGCGCCTCGTACAGAGCAGGGAAATAAGGGTTCTATCAATAAAAAAGTCTCTGTAGGGTTGCTCGATGCCGATGGTGTTTGGATACCCCTAGATAAGGGGAAACCACTCAATCCAAATGTACAGTTACCCAATCTTAAGGTTATTGGTTCCCCAGAGCAATACCGCTCCTATTGGGGTTCTCTCTATCAAGCTATTATGCAAGGTTCTGTTAAGGTTCTAGAAATTGATTTTCAAGATCCAACAAATTTAATTTTGAAAACAGAATTGGGAAACGTGCATTTTGGAGCACCTAACGTTCAACTCCTTGAAAAAATCAAGGTATTGGCACAGATGCGTCATCTACCTGCACAACTGAATCTCAGTCAAATAGAGTACATCGATCTAAAAAATCCCGACCAACCAATAGTACAAATGAACCAAAGAAAGCAGTTGCTAAACGCACCCAAACCTTAA
- the gshB gene encoding glutathione synthase — protein sequence MKLAFIIDPIHQLDPCHDTSIALMEAAQILGHEVWITQANLLAVVQGKAWAVLERVELVPVQLVEGRYQKTDSWYKLSDTSSTAICLETMDAVFMRTDPPVNTSYLYATYILDYIDPNKTLTINSPRGIRAANEKMYALQFTQAIPETIVTSDKQLIRQFLEAKGAAILKPLGNKAGEGILFLEPSDRNFNSIVELSTLQGRVPVMVQTFLSEAKDGDKRIILLNGEPIGAVNRLSARGEFRNNMAAGGTVAKTEISPREHDICVQLADTLRQDGLIFVGIDVIGGYLTEVNVTSPTGVREIDRLDGVRLGEQVIQWVERAVSKNKK from the coding sequence GTGAAACTAGCTTTTATTATCGACCCCATCCACCAGCTAGATCCCTGTCACGATACCAGTATTGCTTTAATGGAAGCAGCGCAAATTTTGGGACATGAGGTTTGGATTACTCAAGCTAACTTACTCGCTGTAGTACAAGGAAAAGCTTGGGCTGTTCTGGAACGGGTAGAACTTGTACCAGTGCAATTGGTAGAGGGACGATATCAAAAAACGGACTCTTGGTACAAATTGAGCGATACCTCTAGCACCGCCATTTGCTTGGAAACGATGGACGCCGTGTTCATGCGAACCGATCCACCCGTCAATACCTCATACCTTTATGCGACTTATATTCTGGATTACATCGACCCAAACAAAACTTTGACGATCAACAGTCCAAGAGGTATTCGGGCGGCGAACGAAAAAATGTATGCGCTTCAGTTCACTCAAGCAATTCCAGAAACCATTGTCACTTCTGACAAACAGTTGATTCGTCAGTTTCTAGAAGCTAAAGGAGCAGCTATCCTCAAACCTTTGGGGAACAAAGCGGGTGAGGGAATTTTATTCTTAGAACCAAGCGATCGCAATTTCAACTCTATAGTCGAACTGAGTACTCTCCAAGGTCGAGTTCCGGTGATGGTACAAACCTTTTTAAGTGAGGCAAAAGATGGGGATAAGCGCATCATCTTGCTAAATGGTGAGCCCATTGGTGCTGTTAACCGCCTTTCTGCCCGTGGTGAATTTCGGAATAATATGGCTGCAGGTGGCACCGTGGCAAAAACCGAAATCAGCCCAAGGGAGCATGACATTTGCGTTCAACTAGCAGATACCTTACGGCAAGACGGTTTAATTTTTGTGGGTATTGACGTTATTGGTGGTTATCTGACCGAAGTTAACGTCACCAGTCCCACTGGTGTCAGAGAAATAGACCGATTGGACGGAGTTCGTCTTGGAGAACAAGTAATTCAATGGGTCGAGCGAGCGGTTAGCAAAAATAAAAAATAG
- a CDS encoding ATP-binding protein, translated as MKTTLNLSRFFKACNPSKTLIMGDASDRQYYIDFSTVRGCKIVEELQRTIIRISPDEPTCQLFTGHIGCGKSTELQRLKTELELAGFHVVYFESSQDLDMADIDVSDILLSVARQVSSSLETINIKVRPSYFANLFKEIGDFLQTPIELSAQAELSLGIAKISAKTKDSPQLRTQLRHYLEPRTNSILQAINEEVLDKAVEQLKLRGQKGLVVIIDNLDRVDMRPVASGRSQPEYLFIDRGEQLRRLKCHVVYTIPLSLIFSNEYQTLKNRLGGGVAPKVLPMVLVRQRDGSDYEAGMSLLRQLVLARAFPEIPPSQRLEFITELFDKPETLNRLCRVSGGHIRNLLGLLYSCLQREDPPFSEDCLEAVIKDYRDDLLLAIDDEEWQLLYEVIQQQSLSGESDYQRLLRSMFVFEYRDPQGRWFGISPALAETDKVLTWQKNRTQ; from the coding sequence ATGAAAACAACACTAAATTTGTCGCGCTTTTTCAAAGCCTGTAACCCCAGTAAGACGTTAATCATGGGCGACGCATCTGACAGGCAATACTACATCGACTTCTCTACAGTACGCGGCTGTAAAATAGTTGAGGAATTGCAAAGGACAATTATCCGTATTTCCCCGGATGAGCCGACTTGCCAATTATTTACAGGTCACATCGGTTGCGGTAAGTCAACAGAGTTGCAAAGACTGAAGACAGAACTAGAACTAGCTGGATTTCACGTGGTGTATTTTGAATCCAGTCAAGATTTAGATATGGCGGATATCGATGTTAGTGATATTTTGCTGAGTGTAGCTCGTCAGGTAAGTTCCAGCTTAGAAACAATCAACATCAAAGTTAGACCCAGTTACTTTGCCAACCTGTTCAAAGAAATTGGGGATTTTTTACAAACCCCTATAGAATTGTCAGCACAGGCGGAACTGTCTTTAGGGATCGCCAAAATAAGCGCTAAAACAAAAGATAGCCCTCAATTGCGAACCCAATTGAGACATTACTTAGAACCACGTACTAACAGTATTTTGCAAGCAATTAACGAAGAAGTCTTGGATAAGGCTGTTGAACAACTGAAGTTACGGGGTCAAAAAGGGTTAGTCGTAATTATCGACAATTTAGATAGAGTTGATATGCGTCCGGTAGCATCTGGGCGATCGCAACCAGAGTATCTCTTCATCGATCGCGGCGAACAGCTCAGACGGCTCAAATGTCACGTTGTTTATACAATTCCCCTGTCATTAATATTTTCTAATGAGTACCAAACACTTAAAAATCGCCTTGGCGGTGGTGTTGCGCCCAAAGTTCTACCAATGGTACTTGTTCGCCAACGAGATGGTAGCGATTACGAAGCAGGAATGTCTCTATTAAGACAACTTGTGTTAGCAAGGGCTTTTCCCGAAATCCCACCATCACAGAGATTGGAATTCATTACAGAGTTATTTGATAAACCCGAAACCCTCAATCGTCTGTGTCGAGTCAGTGGCGGTCACATTCGTAACTTATTGGGATTGCTTTATAGCTGCTTGCAAAGAGAAGATCCACCTTTTTCAGAGGATTGTTTGGAAGCTGTTATTAAAGACTATCGGGACGATCTCTTGCTTGCTATTGATGATGAAGAATGGCAACTACTGTACGAAGTTATACAACAACAAAGCTTAAGTGGTGAATCAGATTACCAAAGATTGCTTCGGAGTATGTTTGTTTTTGAATACCGAGATCCCCAAGGACGTTGGTTTGGTATTAGCCCTGCATTGGCAGAAACAGACAAAGTTTTGACTTGGCAAAAAAACCGTACTCAGTAA
- the cofG gene encoding 7,8-didemethyl-8-hydroxy-5-deazariboflavin synthase subunit CofG, producing the protein MSTSRTVTYSPAYTIVPTYECFNRCTYCNFRTDPGKGSWMTISDAEKLLKQLQNQNVCEILILSGEVHPHSSQRQAWFQRIYDLCELALSVGFLPHTNAGPLSFEEMQRLKKVNVSMGLMLEQLTSILLETVHKYAPSKLPEVRLQQLRWAGELKIPFTTGLLLGIGETEKDWWETLEAISSLQQRYGNIQEVILQPHSPGSQQILDAPPFNPRQLPQVISRARQILPEDITIQIPPNLVPDSQWLLECVEAGARDLGGIGPKDEVNPDYPHIQYQRLQEILEPRGWKLVPRLPVYPQFDTWLSVELQVGVKRWRDVIKNK; encoded by the coding sequence ATGTCTACTTCCCGAACTGTTACTTACAGTCCTGCTTATACAATTGTGCCGACCTATGAGTGTTTTAATCGCTGTACGTATTGCAATTTTCGCACCGATCCAGGTAAAGGTTCCTGGATGACTATTTCGGATGCAGAAAAGCTTTTAAAACAACTTCAGAATCAAAATGTTTGTGAAATATTAATTTTGAGTGGGGAAGTGCATCCCCATTCTTCACAACGTCAAGCTTGGTTTCAGAGAATTTATGACTTATGCGAATTAGCATTGTCTGTGGGTTTTTTACCTCATACTAATGCAGGACCGCTTAGTTTTGAAGAAATGCAAAGACTTAAGAAAGTTAACGTTTCTATGGGGTTAATGTTGGAACAGTTAACTTCTATATTGTTGGAAACCGTTCACAAATACGCGCCAAGTAAATTGCCAGAAGTGAGATTACAACAATTACGTTGGGCGGGAGAATTAAAGATACCGTTTACAACTGGGCTGCTTTTAGGAATTGGCGAAACAGAAAAAGATTGGTGGGAAACTTTAGAAGCTATATCTTCCCTTCAACAAAGATATGGCAATATACAGGAAGTTATTTTGCAACCTCACAGCCCTGGAAGTCAGCAAATTTTAGATGCTCCACCTTTTAATCCACGTCAGCTTCCACAAGTTATTTCTAGAGCCCGTCAAATCTTACCAGAAGATATTACTATCCAAATTCCACCAAATTTAGTTCCAGACTCACAATGGTTATTGGAATGTGTAGAAGCTGGTGCTAGGGATTTAGGTGGTATTGGACCAAAAGATGAAGTAAATCCTGATTATCCTCACATTCAGTATCAAAGATTGCAAGAAATATTAGAACCTCGTGGTTGGAAGTTGGTTCCGCGTTTGCCTGTTTATCCACAGTTTGATACTTGGTTGTCAGTAGAGTTGCAAGTGGGGGTGAAGAGGTGGCGGGATGTCATTAAAAATAAATAA
- the ftsZ gene encoding cell division protein FtsZ has translation MTLDNNQGLTYKNSQSPGQSGYSLSTNSTNPFSHSAINFSQNNDSKKVEREDTRMGDIVPGRVANIKVIGVGGGGSNAVNRMIASDVIGVEFWSINTDAQALTLTSAPSRLQIGQKLTRGLGAGGNPAIGQKAAEESRDEIARALEGSDLVFITAGMGGGTGTGAAPIVAEVAKEMGALTVGVVTRPFIFEGRRRIQQAEQGIEGLKSRVDTLIIIPNNKLLEVIPEQTPMQDAFRYADDVLRQGVQGISDIITIPGLINVDFADVRAVMADAGSALMGIGIGSGKSRAREAAIAAISSPLLESSIEGARGVVFNITGGSDLTLHEVNAAAETIYEVVDPNANIIFGAVIDDRLQGEVRLTVIATGFTGEAQSAPSQNVNQLNQPRGVVNPPPAGRRQMPPQPINPPSPLPEPKEKQGGLDIPDFLKARRPPRNN, from the coding sequence ATGACACTTGATAATAACCAAGGGCTTACCTATAAAAACTCACAGTCACCCGGACAATCGGGGTACTCACTGTCCACTAACTCAACCAATCCCTTCAGTCATTCCGCAATCAACTTCAGTCAAAATAATGACAGCAAGAAAGTTGAGCGCGAAGATACCCGTATGGGAGACATTGTTCCGGGTCGAGTTGCCAATATCAAAGTAATTGGTGTTGGTGGTGGTGGGAGTAATGCTGTGAACCGCATGATTGCATCAGACGTAATAGGAGTCGAGTTTTGGTCAATTAATACCGATGCTCAAGCTCTGACTTTAACTTCAGCTCCAAGTCGCTTGCAAATCGGGCAGAAATTGACTCGAGGTTTGGGTGCAGGTGGCAATCCGGCTATCGGTCAGAAGGCTGCAGAGGAATCGCGGGATGAAATTGCTAGAGCTTTAGAAGGTTCGGACTTGGTATTTATCACTGCGGGAATGGGAGGTGGAACAGGTACTGGTGCGGCTCCAATTGTTGCAGAAGTTGCCAAGGAAATGGGCGCTCTCACCGTGGGAGTTGTCACTCGTCCATTTATCTTTGAAGGACGCCGACGCATTCAGCAAGCAGAGCAAGGCATTGAAGGTTTAAAAAGTAGAGTAGACACGCTTATCATCATTCCCAATAACAAGCTGCTGGAAGTGATCCCCGAGCAAACGCCAATGCAAGATGCTTTTCGTTATGCAGATGATGTGCTGCGTCAAGGCGTTCAAGGTATATCTGATATTATTACGATCCCCGGCTTGATAAACGTTGACTTTGCTGACGTTAGGGCTGTGATGGCAGATGCTGGCTCAGCATTAATGGGGATCGGTATCGGTTCGGGAAAATCACGAGCAAGAGAAGCTGCGATCGCAGCCATTTCTTCACCTTTACTAGAAAGTTCCATAGAAGGGGCCAGGGGTGTTGTTTTTAACATCACTGGTGGTAGCGACTTAACCCTGCACGAAGTGAATGCTGCTGCTGAAACCATATACGAAGTAGTCGATCCCAACGCCAACATTATTTTTGGAGCCGTAATTGATGACAGGCTGCAAGGAGAGGTAAGACTGACCGTCATTGCTACCGGTTTTACGGGTGAAGCCCAGTCTGCACCATCTCAAAATGTCAATCAACTCAATCAACCTAGAGGGGTAGTCAATCCTCCACCTGCGGGCAGAAGGCAAATGCCACCACAACCTATCAATCCACCATCTCCTCTTCCCGAACCAAAAGAAAAACAAGGAGGATTGGATATACCAGATTTCTTAAAGGCGCGACGCCCACCTCGTAACAATTAA
- the psbA gene encoding photosystem II q(b) protein — protein MTATLQRRESASVWEQFCNWITSTENRLYVGWFGVLMIPTLLSAAICFIIAFIAAPPVDIDGIREPVAGSLLYGNNIISGAVVPSSNAIGLHFYPIWEAASLDEWLYNGGPYQLVIFHFLIGVFCYLGREWELSYRLGMRPWICVAFSAPVAAATAVFLIYPIGQGSFSDGMPLGISGTFNFMLVFQAEHNILMHPFHQLGVAGVFGGSLFSAMHGSLVTSSLVRETTETESQNYGYKFGQEEETYNIVAAHGYFGRLIFQYASFNNSRSLHFFLAAWPVVGIWFTALGISTMAFNLNGFNFNQSVIDSQGRAIGTWADILNRANLGMEVMHERNAHNFPLDLASAEVAPVAISAPAING, from the coding sequence ATGACAGCAACCTTACAACGTCGCGAAAGCGCAAGCGTATGGGAGCAATTCTGTAACTGGATCACCTCCACCGAAAACCGCCTTTATGTTGGCTGGTTCGGCGTACTGATGATCCCTACACTGCTCTCGGCGGCAATCTGCTTTATCATCGCATTCATCGCTGCTCCCCCTGTAGACATCGATGGTATCCGCGAACCTGTTGCAGGTTCCTTGCTCTACGGCAACAACATCATCTCTGGTGCAGTTGTTCCTTCTTCTAACGCCATCGGTCTTCACTTCTACCCCATCTGGGAAGCGGCTTCCTTAGATGAGTGGTTGTACAACGGTGGTCCATACCAGTTGGTGATTTTCCACTTCCTGATTGGCGTATTCTGCTACTTGGGTCGTGAGTGGGAATTGTCCTACCGCTTGGGTATGCGTCCTTGGATCTGCGTAGCGTTCAGCGCACCTGTAGCAGCAGCTACCGCAGTGTTCTTGATCTACCCCATCGGTCAAGGTTCCTTCTCTGACGGTATGCCTTTAGGAATCTCTGGAACCTTCAACTTCATGTTGGTGTTCCAAGCAGAGCACAACATCCTCATGCACCCCTTCCACCAGTTGGGTGTAGCAGGTGTATTCGGTGGCTCCTTATTCAGTGCAATGCACGGTTCCTTGGTAACTTCTTCCTTGGTACGTGAAACAACCGAAACCGAATCACAGAACTACGGTTACAAGTTCGGACAAGAAGAAGAGACCTACAACATCGTTGCAGCACACGGCTACTTCGGAAGGCTTATCTTCCAATACGCATCATTCAACAACAGCCGCAGTTTGCACTTCTTCTTGGCAGCATGGCCAGTGGTAGGCATCTGGTTCACCGCACTCGGCATCAGCACCATGGCATTCAACCTCAACGGCTTCAACTTCAACCAATCGGTAATTGACTCCCAAGGTCGCGCTATCGGAACTTGGGCAGACATCCTCAACCGCGCTAACCTCGGTATGGAAGTCATGCACGAGCGCAACGCTCACAACTTCCCTCTCGACTTGGCATCTGCTGAAGTTGCTCCTGTTGCTATCAGTGCTCCTGCTATCAACGGTTAA
- a CDS encoding helix-turn-helix transcriptional regulator encodes MCFAEEHKYITSNQKEKFKKQNCHGKQLQLESRIYLLKAVIESFVDGILILTTQGELLQANECARQICQQTMRGKGLDDTIPKEIWRVCESLIDSRELFPEERVVIESEIETDKGVKLRIRARWLALDTSEQNAMVVILEDRNQTHQSMAFFDVKKYGLTDREAEVWLLRQANLSYREIAERLYITINTVKKHLKNIYAKQQETLWMS; translated from the coding sequence ATGTGCTTTGCAGAAGAACACAAATATATCACTTCTAACCAAAAAGAAAAATTCAAGAAACAGAATTGTCATGGTAAACAATTACAACTTGAGTCAAGAATTTACTTATTAAAGGCTGTCATTGAAAGCTTTGTGGACGGTATTTTAATACTGACCACTCAAGGCGAATTGCTTCAAGCTAATGAATGCGCCCGTCAGATTTGCCAACAAACAATGCGCGGTAAAGGTCTTGATGATACAATTCCAAAAGAGATTTGGCGTGTTTGTGAGTCTTTGATAGATAGCCGCGAACTTTTTCCAGAAGAACGTGTTGTTATTGAGTCTGAGATAGAAACCGATAAAGGTGTAAAACTGAGGATTCGAGCTAGATGGCTGGCATTAGACACGAGCGAACAAAACGCTATGGTGGTAATTTTAGAAGACCGCAACCAAACACATCAAAGTATGGCTTTCTTTGATGTTAAAAAATACGGTTTGACTGACCGAGAAGCAGAGGTTTGGTTGCTGCGTCAAGCAAATCTTTCCTACAGGGAGATTGCAGAGAGACTTTATATCACCATTAACACGGTTAAGAAGCATCTAAAAAATATTTATGCCAAGCAACAAGAGACTTTGTGGATGTCATAA